In Triplophysa rosa linkage group LG7, Trosa_1v2, whole genome shotgun sequence, the following proteins share a genomic window:
- the gnas gene encoding guanine nucleotide-binding protein G(s) subunit alpha isoform X2: MGCLGNSKTEDQRNEEKAQREANKKIEKQLQKDKQIYRATHRLLLLGAGESGKSTIVKQMRILHVNGFNAEEKKQKIQDIKNNIKEAIETIVSAMSALVPPVQLACQANRFRIDYILNLVNQKDFEFTSEFYEHTKTLWQDDGVRACFERSNEYQLIDCAQYFLDRIDTVKQSDYTPTDQDLLRCRVLTSGIFETRFQVDKVNFHMFDVGGQRDERRKWIQCFNDVTAIIFVVASSSYNMVLREDNQTNRLQEALNLFKNIWNNRWLRTISVILFLNKQDLLAEKVLAGKSKIEDYFPEFARYTTPDDATPEPGEDPRVTRAKYFIRDEFLRISTASGDGRHYCYPHFTCAVDTENIRRVFNDCRDIIQRMHLRQYELL, translated from the exons ATGGGTTGTTTGGGCAACAGTAAGACTGAGGACCAGAGAAATGAGGAGAAGGCCCAGAGGGAAGCAAACAAAAAGATAGAGAAACAGCTTCAGAAAGACAAACAGATCTACAGGGCGACCCATCGACTACTACTGTTAG GGGCTGGAGAATCGGGGAAAAGCACCATCGTCAAACAGATGCGCATTTTACATGTCAATGGCTTCAATGCTGA agagaaaaaacagaaaattcaGGACATCAAGAATAATATAAAAGAAGCTATAGAG ACTATTGTGTCAGCAATGTCCGCGTTGGTACCTCCGGTTCAGTTAGCCTGTCAAGCAAATCGGTTTCGAATCGATTACATCCTCAATTTAGTCAATCAGAAGGACTTTGAGTTTACATCG GAGTTTTATGAACACACGAAGACCCTGTGGCAGGATGATGGAGTGAGAGCTTGTTTTGAAAGATCCAATGAGTACCAGCTGATCGACTGTGCACAGTA TTTCCTGGACAGGATTGACACTGTAAAACAGAGCGACTACACTCCTACTGATCAG GACTTGCTCCGATGCAGAGTTTTGACTTCAGGAATCTTTGAGACAAGATTCCAAGTGGACAAAGTCAATTTTCA TATGTTTGATGTTGGAGGACAGAGGGACGAACGCAGAAAATGGATCCAGTGTTTCAACG ATGTGACCGCCATCATTTTCGTGGTAGCCAGCAGCAGTTATAACATGGTGCTCAGAGAGGACAATCAGACCAACAGACTCCAGGAGGCACTAAACCTCTTTAAGAACATCTGGAATAATAG GTGGCTTCGAACCATATCTGTCATTCTGTTCCTAAACAAGCAAGACCTGCTGGCTGAGAAGGTCCTGGCGGGAAAATCAAAAATCGAGGATTACTTCCCAGAGTTCGCACGCTACACCACACCAGATGATG CAACCCCGGAGCCTGGAGAAGATCCGCGAGTTACGAGAGCAAAATATTTTATCCGAGACGAGTTCCTG AGGATCAGTACAGCGAGTGGAGACGGTCGGCACTACTGCTACCCCCACTTCACCTGCGCCGTGGATACGGAAAACATCCGCCGAGTGTTTAACGACTGCAGAGACATCATCCAGCGCATGCACCTACGGCAGTACGAACTCTTGTGA